From Sandaracinaceae bacterium:
TAGGGGAGGGTGGGCTGCGGTGGATCGCCCTCACCGCGGCGGAGGTAGACGGCGAAGAGGTGCCCGACCAGGTGATCGACGCCCACGATCGGCAGGTCCCTGGCCCACGCGATCGCCTTCGCCGCCTGCACGCCGACCAGCAGCGCGCCGACCAGCCCCGGCCCCTGCGTGACCGCGATCGCGTCCACCGCGTCCAGCCCGCCCTCGACCTCGGCGAGCGCGCCCTCGATCACGGGCAGCACGTTCGTCAGGTGCGCCCGCGAGGCGAGCTCCGGGACCACGCCGCCATAGGGCGCGTGGACCGCGATCTGACTCGCGACCACATCGGCGAGCACGGTCCCGTCCTCACGCACCAGCGCGGCGGCGGTCTCGTCGCAGGACGACTCGATCCCCAGCACCAGCATGGCCGCTCAGATCTCCTCGAGGGTCAGGCGCCAGAGCCCGAAGTAGTCGCCGTCCCGGCTCCCCGTGCCCGCGATGACGCGCACCTCGACCCGACCGTCCCGCATCAGCGAGACGAAGGCCATCGGCTCGCGCCCCGCGAGGGGACCCTCGGTCGGCCGCAGCACGAACATGTAATTGCGGACGCGGCTCCCGCTCGGGATCTCGTAGTCGCTCAGCGCGTCGTGCGTGAGCGGGGCGATCGGCTCGAGCACGACGTCCGTGAGGCTGCCGTCGCTCGTCGTCACCGTGCCCGGAGGCGTCGCGGTCGAGTCGGCGCGCTGCGGATCGAAGGTCATCGAGAGCCGCGTCTCGGCCGCGAAGCCGCGCCGCAGCACCGGCGGGTCCTCCACGCCGACCACGCTGCCCACGTACGCCTCCCCCGGCCGGGTCGCGTACCCGCCGAGGTCATCGCACCCCGCGAGCAAGCCGGGGAGCAGGAGCAAGAGAAGACAGCACCTCACCGCGCGACGATAGCTCAGAGCTGGATCGCGCGCCGGGTCCGCCAGGTGCCGTGGAGCGTGCAGTGGATGCGGGCCGTGAGCAGGCCGGGGCGGCGCAGGACGATGGGGACGCGGATGATCGGGTAGGCCACCGACGGGCCGAGGTCGGCGACGGCGAGGCGGGTGTCGTCGAGCGCGACCTCCATCCAGTCGATGTGGTGCGCCTCGGTCATGCCGTGGGGATCGAGGCCGGCCTGGACCACGAGGTCGAAGGGGCGATCGGGGTGAACGCGCAGGGGCATCGTGAGGACCGGCACGTGTCGCCGCTCCTCGGGCGTCATCGCGTCGTCGTCCGCGGGCTCACGTCCGTCGAGGGGCCCGTCGGGCTCCCAGTCCGGGCGCGGACCCCGCGCGAGCTGCGCCAGGGCCGCCCCCGGGAAGGCGAGCAGCGCCGCGCCCGAGCCGAAGGCCAGACCCAGCGCGCGTCGTCGACTCATCCCATGCATGAGTTGGATCCTACCGCCTGTTATCCTCCCGCGCGTGTCGAAGCCGTCCGTCGATGTCTGGGATCCGAGCGCCGAGGGGCCTTGGATCGTCGACAGCCTCCGACAGGAGGGGTTCGACGTGAGGGCCGTCGCCCTCGCGGACGTGCCGCTGACCCGCGCGGACCTCGTGCTGATGGCGGGCGACGTCGACGGAGCCCTCGCCGCGCTCAAGCTCCTCCGCGACGACGGTGTCGAAGGCGACGTGCCCGTGATCCTCCTCGGCTTGCCCCCGGGCAGCGCCGGGGAGGCGCCCGAGGGCCCGGCCTTCGGCGCGGACGCCGTGCTCGCGCGGCCCATCGACTTCGAGCCCCTGCTCGCGCGCGTGGCGTCGCTGATGGAGCGCCCCGGGCCCGAGGTCTCGCGCGTGGGCGTCGCGCCCGTCGAGCGCACGATGCAGCTGTCGGATCCCGA
This genomic window contains:
- a CDS encoding desulfoferrodoxin family protein, with amino-acid sequence MHGMSRRRALGLAFGSGAALLAFPGAALAQLARGPRPDWEPDGPLDGREPADDDAMTPEERRHVPVLTMPLRVHPDRPFDLVVQAGLDPHGMTEAHHIDWMEVALDDTRLAVADLGPSVAYPIIRVPIVLRRPGLLTARIHCTLHGTWRTRRAIQL